The Candidatus Saccharibacteria bacterium region TGAGGGCTATCTTGGGAAAAATTTTGAATCACATCCAAATCTAGAGCAAATCCTTGAACAAAAATCAAATCTAGAGTCAATCTACTCTCAAGTCTTAACTCTCTGGTCCAAAGATACAAGAATTGACCGAATAGTAATTTGTACCCCCAATTGGCAACTAGATAACCAATCAATATCACTGGGACTTATTGACCAAATAAAAGATTTGGGATATAATTTATTGAAGTTTGGCCTTGAGGCGGCGAATAATCAATTGATATATGGTCGTCCCGGTCAATTTGTAAGAAGAGAATTATTAGTATTGGAGAAGAGTAATGTCAAAAACTAAAGCCGGTGGTTCTACTAAAAACGGAAGGGATTCCAAGGGTCAAAGACTAGGTCTCAAGCTTTTTGGTGGACAAATTGTCAGAACTGGTCAAATTATTTTGAGACAACGTGGTACCAGATATAAATCTGGAAATAATACTTTTAGCTCCAAGGATCAAACCATCCACGCCAGCCAAGATGGCAAAGTAGCCTTTAGGCAACGCAAAGTTCGCAATTATGCTGGTAAGCCAGTAGTAAGAACTTACGTAGACGTGGTAGATACAGCACTCTAGGGTTGGCAAAAGACTCCAAGATTCTTGCCCTTGCACCAATGGAGGCAGTGACCGATTGGGTATTTCGCTCTATCGTTGAGATCCATTCTCCTGCCGACCTATATTTTACTGAATTTTGTTGTGTAGATAGTTGGGATACTCCTGGCTGGGCTATTAGCTCAAAACGTCTTAATAGGTACCCAGGTGAGAATAAATTGATTGCTCAGATCTGGGGATCAAACCCAGATAAGTATTATCAAGTCGCCAAGCATCTTAATGCCAACAACTACCAAGGGATCGACATCAATATGGGATGTCCTGATAAGGCTGTCATCAAAAAAGGTTGCTGTGCAGCCTTGATAGATAATCCTGCCTTGGCTCAAGAAATT contains the following coding sequences:
- a CDS encoding 50S ribosomal protein L27, with translation MSKTKAGGSTKNGRDSKGQRLGLKLFGGQIVRTGQIILRQRGTRYKSGNNTFSSKDQTIHASQDGKVAFRQRKVRNYAGKPVVRTYVDVVDTAL